Proteins from a genomic interval of Rosa chinensis cultivar Old Blush chromosome 2, RchiOBHm-V2, whole genome shotgun sequence:
- the LOC112184388 gene encoding uncharacterized protein LOC112184388: MTDWYGLGTEMGAIQSNLATTGASVYQHKSVSPHLTIASATTLALEFQSTISILRTDIEVTPPDHDHQQTAQSRLLWKTPPPNYHKVNCDASWKAPHKAGIGIIIRNSNGELHCGAASPAHCGSIAEAEAFAILQGVSLAVTTNLRKVIIESDAKEVISDLREVGRRKNWRTYPILEQIRKKASSLEDCKWEWIPREANRVAHNAASLANGSVGPLRWATQPPPSLTLVLRNDGLPCPPMAEG; this comes from the exons ATGACAGATTGGTATGGCCTTGGAACAGAAATGGGTGCTATTCAGTCAAATCTGGCTACCACTG GTGCCTCTGTGTACCAACACAAGTCTGTCTCCCCCCATCTGACCATTGCTTCGGCCACCACCTTGGCCTTGGAGTTCCAATCAACCATCTCGATCCTTCGGACTGACATTGAAGTGACACCACCTGACCATGATCATCAGCAGACGGCCCAGTCTCGACTTCTCTGGAAGACTCCCCCGCCAAATTACCACAAAGTTAACTGTGATGCGTCATGGAAGGCTCCGCACAAGGCCGGGATTGGCATTATTATCAGGAACTCCAATGGAGAGCTTCATTGCGGTGCTGCTTCTCCAGCTCACTGCGGATCAATAGCGGAAGCGGAAGCTTTCGCAATCCTTCAAGGGGTCTCTTTAGCAGTCACAACGAATCTGAGGAAGGTAATTATTGAATCAGATGCGAAAGAAGTGATCAGTGACTTGCGTGAAGTGGGTAGAAGGAAAAATTGGAGAACTTACCCGATTCTAGAACAAATTCGAAAGAAGGCTTCGAGTTTGGAGGATTGTAAATGGGAATGGATTCCCCGTGAAGCGAATAGGGTTGCTCACAATGCAGCTTCGCTTGCCAATGGGTCGGTGGGTCCTTTGAGATGGGCTACCCAGCCACCACCTTCCCTAACACTGGTTCTAAGGAATGATGGTCTCCCCTGTCCTCCCATGGCGGAGGGATGA
- the LOC121051827 gene encoding uncharacterized protein LOC121051827 gives MPPRRRTRGETPPIPGDENTPGGIAEALGRIVQQLTAALPGSRTDFTMERAKRHGAYSFSHAPDAMDAQNWLNKMEKVFTQIHCPEDRKVGLAVDFLDGVAFDWWAFTSRDLENDGPITWEQFKEHFTERYYGTAIRDRMKYEFLHLQKGDMTVTEFEQRFTQLAQFVPDLVATERERIYRFVDGLGGKYCEQLTGVPFSDYAEVVNAALRLETMYMSGVRPRDVGGPSQGPSKKAASTSRTGSSAGLGLSTFRGDSDEFFRKVGPAGPFWS, from the coding sequence atgcctcctAGACGCCGGACTCGTGGGGAGACCCCTCCCATTCCAGGAGATGAGAATACTCCTGGAGGAATAGCGGAAGCTTTGGGACGTATTGTGCAGCAGTTGACTGCAGCGCTTCCGGGCTCCAGAACCGACTTTACCATGGAGCGAGCGAAGAGGCATGGAGCTTATAGCTTCTCCCATGCTCCTGATGCTATGGATGCCCAGAATTGGTTGAACAAAATGGAGAAGGTCTTCACTCAAATCCATTGCCCAgaggatcgaaaagtgggtttaGCAGTGGATTTTCTTGATGGTGTGGCTTTTGATTGGTGGGCTTTTACTAGCAGGGATTTAGAGAATGATGGCCCAATCACTTGGGAACAGTTCAAAGAACATTTTACTGAGAGATATTATGGTACAGCTATCCGTGACAGGATGAAGTATGAGTTCTTGCATCTACAGAAAGGGGACATGACCGTGACAGAGTTTGAGCAGCGGTTCACCCAGCTAGCCCAGTTTGTGCCTGATCTGGTTGCCACTGAGAGGGAGCGGATCTATAGGTTTGTTGATGGATTGGGGGGTAAGTATTGTGAGCAGTTGACAGGAGTGCCATTTAGTGATTATGCTGAGGTAGTTAATGCTGCTCTGCGACTTGAGACTATGTATATGTCTGGTGTCCGACCTCGAGATGTGGGTGGCCCCAGTCAGGGTCCATCCAAGAAGGCTGCTTCTACCTCTAGGACAGGAtcttcagcaggtttagggttgtccacttttaggggagaTTCTGACGAATTTTTccgaaaagtgggccccgcaggtccattttggagttag